One part of the Streptomyces ferrugineus genome encodes these proteins:
- a CDS encoding beta family protein — MSGPLYVPVLPIRAHAVAAVKDLAPWVRDRTSPLWTLPVMTAEDADQLKVAVDKELRRVAAAQKYTAAWLDAPYADLTAAAYGDLLHSYWSHTALRPVTGPDLPAAHQTAAADSALQGGSSLGIRVRLPDTWTDELAERTAALLAQTDPEVRVDLLLDLQTVFPGRPDAGKEALRALDALTQLTSWRVIAMLSGGFPDDVEGLLDRDRGDADRADWDTWHEIGASERSYAKLVRYGDYGTLPARNIGRAVDDGDRSPYGLLRYTTERTFLLARFWAEKRGETGATREAARWITGFPDFRGSGASTGDRWYEQCARTTGAKGTGNAGTWNTVGNIQHMTYVVRCLSRVAD; from the coding sequence ATGTCCGGACCGCTGTACGTTCCTGTCCTACCGATCCGCGCCCACGCGGTGGCCGCGGTCAAGGACCTCGCCCCGTGGGTCCGAGACCGGACGTCCCCTCTCTGGACACTGCCGGTCATGACCGCTGAGGACGCCGATCAACTCAAAGTGGCGGTGGACAAGGAACTCCGACGCGTCGCGGCCGCGCAGAAATACACTGCGGCATGGCTGGACGCCCCGTACGCAGACCTCACCGCCGCCGCCTACGGGGACCTGCTCCACTCGTACTGGTCCCACACGGCGCTCCGCCCCGTCACGGGCCCTGATCTCCCAGCAGCGCACCAGACTGCGGCAGCGGACAGCGCCCTCCAGGGTGGCAGCAGCCTCGGCATACGCGTCCGGCTCCCCGACACCTGGACCGACGAACTCGCCGAACGCACGGCTGCTCTGCTCGCCCAGACGGATCCCGAGGTCCGGGTGGATCTCCTCCTCGACCTCCAGACAGTGTTTCCGGGCCGTCCCGACGCGGGCAAGGAAGCACTCCGCGCACTCGACGCACTGACCCAACTCACCTCGTGGCGCGTGATCGCCATGCTGTCCGGCGGCTTCCCGGACGACGTCGAGGGGCTCCTGGATCGAGACCGGGGCGACGCGGACCGCGCGGACTGGGACACGTGGCACGAGATAGGCGCGAGCGAGCGGTCGTACGCGAAGCTCGTCCGCTACGGCGACTACGGCACACTACCCGCCCGCAACATCGGCAGGGCAGTGGACGACGGCGACCGGTCGCCATACGGACTGCTGCGGTACACGACGGAACGCACCTTCCTGCTCGCAAGGTTCTGGGCCGAGAAACGGGGCGAGACGGGAGCCACCCGCGAGGCGGCTCGTTGGATCACCGGATTCCCCGACTTCCGTGGCTCGGGTGCGAGTACGGGCGACCGCTGGTACGAGCAGTGCGCCCGAACCACGGGCGCCAAGGGCACGGGCAACGCTGGGACGTGGAACACCGTGGGGAACATCCAGCACATGACTTATGTGGTCCGCTGCTTGTCCCGGGTGGCTGACTAA
- a CDS encoding protein NO VEIN domain-containing protein: MVHVGQSPETQRNLQYGIETRSWGFPLWRPEYRSARPRFALLATGVGPRVQLDVWSTKKITLYLFEVRENFYEAEAPHWPDEEAENAIKYPVRFGIEPLAVLHDARLDEDGPLGMAASDAIRVSGTQRGIGMLVDMDPQPLLDAAGIPANWSEQQTVPLNHTPGFTAEQVKPPKPRKRPSGGAGFVSDPKKRKAIELHAEDTAVAHYEGEGWTVERLGKPYDLHCTRGGEERRVEVKGTTGAATSVDLTINEVEHARDPQNTVDLFVVSDINVDMRTDNCKATGGRVLHLHDWAPADEDLRPRSFEYRLPLA, encoded by the coding sequence ATGGTCCACGTCGGTCAATCGCCCGAAACCCAGCGCAATCTGCAGTACGGGATCGAAACCCGGTCGTGGGGGTTCCCTCTGTGGAGGCCCGAGTATCGGTCCGCGCGCCCACGCTTCGCCCTGCTGGCCACGGGAGTGGGTCCGCGCGTACAACTCGACGTATGGAGTACCAAGAAGATCACTCTGTACCTGTTCGAAGTACGTGAGAACTTCTACGAGGCAGAGGCTCCTCACTGGCCGGACGAGGAAGCCGAGAACGCCATCAAGTACCCGGTGCGCTTCGGTATCGAGCCCTTGGCTGTACTCCACGACGCCCGTCTTGATGAGGACGGGCCGCTTGGTATGGCCGCCAGTGACGCCATACGTGTTTCGGGGACTCAGCGAGGCATAGGCATGCTCGTCGACATGGATCCGCAGCCGTTGCTCGATGCGGCAGGGATCCCGGCGAACTGGTCCGAACAGCAGACGGTGCCCCTGAACCACACGCCCGGCTTCACCGCGGAGCAGGTGAAGCCGCCCAAGCCGAGGAAGCGGCCTTCCGGTGGAGCGGGCTTCGTCTCCGACCCCAAGAAGCGCAAGGCCATCGAACTGCACGCGGAGGACACGGCAGTCGCCCACTACGAGGGGGAGGGATGGACAGTCGAACGCCTTGGCAAGCCGTACGACCTCCACTGCACTCGTGGCGGGGAAGAGCGCCGCGTAGAGGTGAAGGGGACAACGGGAGCGGCCACGAGCGTCGATCTGACGATCAACGAGGTCGAGCATGCCCGAGACCCGCAGAACACCGTGGACCTGTTTGTGGTCAGTGACATCAACGTGGACATGCGGACCGACAACTGCAAAGCGACTGGCGGCAGGGTGTTGCACCTTCATGACTGGGCGCCGGCTGATGAGGACCTGAGGCCGCGGAGCTTCGAGTACCGACTGCCACTCGCCTGA
- a CDS encoding DNA/RNA helicase domain-containing protein translates to MSARALFDRSSDGALFERLAQKYRSVLFQNPSPSERRSWENSLPALAEVLCDAGLDDIDVLIEYRLPLTSLRADVVLAGSHPATGRPSYVIVELKQWSEARLVPGTDNLCLVAGMGNRPALHPVAQVRRYCDYLQDFTNVLSDQEDAVAGVAYLHYAVDRDVSELLRLPDASAQLFTDTSRGELIKYLRTRLSALDGSPEGDSLLDSPHAPGRQLMRAAAAELIDGGEFLLMDEQEVAARLVKRAANLSRQSDQKEVIVISGGPGSGKSIIALHLMGHLGRNGRSVVHATGSKSFTTTLRHVVGTKNGRIPKLFRYFFDFTSAERNGLDVLICDEAHRIRQWSARQDTNAGHRSSRRQVEELIDAARVPVFLLDEHQVVRPGEMGSVETIDEAAHARGCIVRHVDLNSQFRCGGSRAYEHWVLRLLGLEPGGPIQWQPEENFELLVAESPQKMESYLRGRQESGYTSRMTAGFCWPWSDPRTDGSLVDDVVIGEWRRPWNLRGEHPSGGAPVSSLWATDPSGFGQIGCIYTAQGFEYAWNGVIFGPDLVWRGNGWRAVPGESKDYSVKKATPESFGRLICNTCKVLLTRGLAGTVLYSTDPETRAMLAGLVPTGIKQSP, encoded by the coding sequence ATGTCCGCACGTGCGCTGTTCGATCGGTCCAGTGACGGAGCCCTCTTCGAGCGGCTCGCGCAGAAGTACCGTTCCGTGCTCTTCCAGAACCCGTCGCCCAGTGAACGCCGCTCGTGGGAGAACAGCCTTCCGGCCCTGGCAGAGGTTCTGTGCGACGCGGGGCTTGACGACATCGATGTGTTGATCGAGTACCGATTGCCCCTTACCAGCCTGCGCGCAGACGTTGTCCTTGCCGGCTCCCACCCCGCGACGGGCAGACCTTCTTATGTCATCGTCGAGCTCAAGCAGTGGAGTGAAGCGCGCCTCGTTCCTGGCACTGACAACCTCTGCTTGGTAGCGGGCATGGGCAATCGGCCGGCTCTACATCCCGTGGCCCAAGTACGCCGTTACTGCGACTACCTGCAGGATTTCACCAATGTGCTGAGTGATCAGGAGGACGCCGTCGCGGGCGTGGCCTATCTGCACTACGCAGTCGATCGAGATGTCAGTGAACTATTGAGATTGCCTGACGCGAGTGCACAACTTTTCACGGATACATCCCGCGGCGAGCTCATTAAGTACCTGCGGACCCGTCTTTCTGCCTTGGACGGTTCGCCAGAGGGAGATTCTCTCCTGGATAGCCCCCATGCTCCCGGTCGTCAACTAATGCGTGCCGCCGCGGCCGAGCTGATCGACGGCGGCGAGTTCCTCTTGATGGATGAGCAAGAGGTAGCGGCTCGTTTGGTGAAGCGGGCAGCAAACCTGTCGCGTCAGTCGGACCAAAAGGAAGTCATAGTGATATCCGGGGGTCCTGGTTCGGGTAAGAGCATTATTGCGCTGCACCTCATGGGACACCTCGGGAGGAACGGTCGAAGTGTTGTCCACGCCACCGGCTCCAAGTCCTTCACCACCACTCTCCGGCACGTCGTCGGCACTAAGAACGGCCGCATTCCAAAGCTCTTTCGTTATTTCTTCGACTTCACAAGTGCTGAACGAAACGGGCTGGACGTCTTGATCTGTGACGAAGCCCACCGCATTCGCCAGTGGTCGGCGAGGCAGGACACGAATGCCGGACATCGGAGCAGTCGAAGGCAAGTGGAGGAACTTATCGACGCAGCCAGGGTCCCCGTTTTCCTGCTCGACGAGCATCAGGTCGTGAGGCCGGGGGAGATGGGAAGTGTCGAGACCATCGACGAGGCTGCTCACGCGCGCGGGTGCATTGTTCGCCATGTCGATCTCAACAGCCAGTTCCGGTGCGGTGGCAGCCGCGCCTACGAACACTGGGTCCTCCGTCTCCTTGGCCTTGAGCCCGGTGGTCCGATTCAGTGGCAGCCCGAGGAAAATTTCGAGTTGCTCGTCGCCGAATCGCCCCAAAAGATGGAGAGCTACCTCCGCGGCCGGCAAGAATCCGGTTACACGTCTCGCATGACGGCGGGATTCTGCTGGCCGTGGAGTGATCCACGGACCGACGGCAGCCTGGTCGACGACGTGGTAATTGGGGAATGGCGCAGGCCCTGGAACCTCAGAGGTGAACATCCTTCAGGTGGGGCGCCCGTATCCTCCCTGTGGGCCACCGACCCGTCGGGCTTCGGGCAGATCGGGTGCATTTATACGGCCCAAGGATTCGAGTACGCCTGGAATGGAGTGATATTCGGTCCCGACCTGGTGTGGCGCGGAAACGGGTGGCGGGCTGTTCCTGGAGAGAGTAAGGACTACTCCGTGAAAAAGGCGACGCCAGAATCTTTCGGCCGTCTTATATGCAATACATGCAAAGTGCTGCTCACGCGAGGACTGGCCGGTACCGTACTTTACTCAACGGATCCCGAGACTCGGGCCATGCTGGCTGGTCTGGTTCCGACTGGGATAAAGCAGAGTCCGTGA
- a CDS encoding MCE family protein encodes MITRTVKFQLLAFATITAVGVSYVGAEYTGLVDTVLDRGYTVRADFPDSGGVFPGAEVTYRGVPVGKVGALHLTGQGGVSIALDIEDGAPSIPADTLAVVANRSAVGEQYVDLQPRTADGPYLLDGSGIPRRNTRVPLPTTDMVLSLDRLVNSVGKKDLKVTIDELGEAFAGTGPNLSRLVDSGNDLVESASDALPETIALIEDSRKVLKTQADQGSSIKSFADDLAALTAQLKASDGDLRKLIGNARPAAQEVNSLLKSVSPELSVLLANLISGGQVTLARLPGVAQALVTFPVMVAGSYTVVPGDGTTHFGLVVNADDPPACTQGYGTPRRDPSDTSTREANTRARCTLPRGSESSVRGAQNAPGASAAHGGADRTAHVAPYDPETGTTTGPEGTTVRIGSTGGQRTVFGKESWQWLLVGPMA; translated from the coding sequence GTGATCACCCGTACGGTCAAGTTCCAGCTGCTGGCCTTCGCCACGATCACGGCGGTGGGGGTGTCGTACGTGGGCGCCGAGTACACGGGGCTGGTGGACACCGTCCTGGACCGCGGCTACACGGTCCGCGCGGACTTCCCCGACTCCGGAGGCGTCTTCCCCGGCGCCGAGGTGACGTATCGCGGGGTGCCGGTGGGAAAGGTGGGCGCGCTGCACCTGACGGGCCAGGGCGGCGTGTCGATCGCCCTCGACATCGAGGACGGGGCACCGAGCATCCCCGCGGACACCCTCGCCGTAGTGGCGAACCGCTCGGCGGTGGGCGAGCAGTACGTGGACCTGCAGCCACGCACGGCTGACGGCCCCTACCTGCTGGACGGCAGCGGCATCCCGCGCCGGAACACCCGCGTGCCGCTGCCGACGACGGACATGGTCCTCAGCCTGGACCGCCTGGTGAACTCGGTCGGCAAGAAGGACCTCAAGGTGACGATCGACGAGCTGGGCGAGGCCTTCGCCGGAACCGGCCCGAACCTGAGCCGCCTGGTGGACTCGGGAAACGACCTGGTCGAGTCGGCGTCCGACGCGCTGCCGGAGACGATCGCGCTGATCGAGGACTCGAGGAAGGTGTTGAAGACACAGGCGGACCAGGGTTCGTCGATCAAGTCGTTCGCGGACGATCTGGCGGCCCTCACCGCCCAGTTGAAGGCGAGCGACGGGGACCTGCGCAAGCTGATCGGCAATGCCAGGCCGGCGGCGCAGGAGGTGAACTCCCTCCTGAAGTCGGTGTCGCCGGAGCTGTCGGTCCTGCTGGCGAACCTGATCAGCGGCGGCCAGGTGACGCTGGCGCGCCTGCCCGGCGTGGCACAGGCGCTGGTCACCTTCCCGGTGATGGTGGCGGGCAGCTACACGGTCGTCCCCGGCGACGGCACGACCCACTTCGGCCTGGTGGTGAACGCCGACGACCCACCGGCGTGCACACAGGGCTACGGCACGCCCCGCCGCGACCCGTCGGACACGAGCACCCGCGAGGCGAACACGCGGGCCCGCTGCACGCTGCCGCGCGGGAGCGAGTCGTCGGTGCGGGGTGCGCAGAACGCGCCGGGCGCCTCGGCGGCGCACGGCGGCGCAGACCGTACGGCCCATGTCGCCCCGTACGACCCGGAGACCGGCACCACCACCGGCCCGGAGGGAACGACCGTCCGGATCGGCTCGACGGGCGGCCAGCGAACCGTATTCGGAAAGGAGTCGTGGCAATGGCTACTCGTTGGCCCGATGGCATGA
- a CDS encoding MCE family protein, whose amino-acid sequence MRGVLRKGGTVAWAAVGSLLLSGCEFNGWYDVPLPGGAAADGNAYHVTVEFRDVLDLVPQSSVKVNNVTVGAVEKVELDGWHARVRLRVADSVKLPANAIAELRQTSMLGEKYVALAKPTGTEPVGRLGDGDVIPLSRSGRNPEVEEVLSALSALLNGGGVAQLKTITVELNKALEGRENRVRSLLKELDVFLGGLDAQKQDIVRALKAVDRLAKRLGKEKKTIAEAVQEMPPALKVLADQRRDLTRMLTALSKLGRTGTKVVNASHDDTVANLKQLRPILRQLDKAGDDLPNSLELLTTYPFPRNAVDAIKGDYVNLHITADLDLAGIYGNLTEKPGGEDGDPDGRPELPSAPGLPDVPDLPDDLPEVPGVPTPTGLPGGPSAPASPSPPSGGGDDLLCPPVCTAAYAAGADWPEGIDSDAIDSEGINLELAELMLKGVQP is encoded by the coding sequence ATGAGGGGGGTACTGCGCAAGGGCGGGACGGTCGCATGGGCGGCAGTCGGTTCGCTGCTGCTGTCCGGCTGCGAGTTCAACGGCTGGTACGACGTCCCGTTGCCGGGCGGCGCGGCGGCGGACGGCAACGCGTACCACGTCACCGTCGAGTTCCGGGACGTACTGGACCTGGTGCCGCAGTCGTCGGTGAAGGTCAACAACGTCACCGTCGGCGCGGTCGAGAAGGTCGAGCTGGACGGCTGGCACGCACGCGTACGGCTGCGGGTCGCCGACTCGGTGAAGCTGCCGGCCAACGCGATCGCCGAGTTGCGGCAGACCAGCATGCTCGGCGAGAAGTACGTGGCGCTGGCGAAGCCGACGGGCACGGAGCCGGTCGGCCGACTGGGCGACGGCGATGTGATCCCGCTGTCCCGCAGCGGCCGCAACCCGGAGGTCGAGGAAGTCCTGTCCGCGCTGTCGGCCCTGCTCAACGGCGGCGGGGTGGCCCAGCTCAAGACGATCACCGTGGAGCTGAACAAGGCGCTGGAGGGCCGGGAGAACCGGGTCAGGTCACTGCTGAAGGAGCTGGATGTCTTCCTGGGCGGCCTGGACGCACAGAAGCAGGACATCGTCCGGGCGCTGAAGGCCGTGGACCGCCTGGCCAAGCGCCTCGGCAAGGAGAAGAAGACCATCGCCGAGGCGGTGCAGGAGATGCCACCGGCGCTCAAGGTCCTGGCCGACCAGCGCCGCGACCTGACGCGCATGCTCACCGCCCTGTCGAAGCTCGGCAGGACGGGCACGAAGGTCGTCAACGCCTCGCACGACGACACGGTCGCGAACCTGAAGCAGCTCCGCCCCATCCTGCGACAGCTCGACAAGGCGGGCGACGACCTGCCCAACTCCCTCGAGCTGCTGACGACCTACCCCTTCCCGCGCAACGCGGTGGACGCGATCAAGGGCGACTACGTGAACCTCCACATCACCGCGGACCTGGATCTGGCGGGGATCTACGGCAACTTGACGGAGAAGCCGGGCGGCGAGGACGGGGACCCGGACGGGCGGCCGGAGCTTCCCTCGGCCCCCGGCCTGCCGGACGTACCGGACCTCCCGGACGACCTGCCCGAGGTACCGGGTGTGCCGACGCCGACGGGGCTGCCGGGCGGCCCGAGCGCGCCGGCGTCGCCTTCGCCTCCGTCCGGGGGCGGCGATGACCTGCTGTGCCCACCGGTGTGCACGGCCGCCTACGCGGCTGGGGCCGACTGGCCCGAGGGGATCGACTCCGACGCGATCGACTCCGAGGGGATCAACCTCGAACTCGCCGAGCTGATGCTGAAGGGGGTCCAGCCGTGA
- a CDS encoding MCE family protein: MNSRWKKRAALLTALTLVATLTYVLWPRPEPVRVTAYFPRTVGIYPGSDVRVLGVRIGEVKEITPEGGRVRVELEYDADRMIPADAQAAIINSSVVSDRYVQLLPVYRGSGPVLRTGDEIPESRTAVPVELDRVFDSLHTTAEALGPDGANKDGALSRLLGVSADNLDGQGGNLHRTIEDLSAAVTTLSDGRTDLFGTVRNLQVFTAALAADDKSVRSFNSSLAKVAGQLAAERKDLAAALKNLGTALGDVSAFVKNNKKSLTSNVEGLSKVTKVLVTQRAALEELLEVAPTGMSNLNNAYNPSAGTLDTRNNADQAQDPASLLCSILRTTGDETGKTDCRDLKELFDSLPEVPQGGTAVTGTVDRTLGGILGASA, encoded by the coding sequence GTGAACAGCCGTTGGAAGAAGCGCGCGGCCCTGCTGACCGCTCTGACCCTGGTCGCGACGCTCACGTACGTCCTGTGGCCGCGCCCCGAGCCGGTCCGTGTCACGGCGTACTTCCCGCGCACGGTCGGCATCTATCCCGGCTCGGACGTCCGCGTGCTGGGCGTCCGGATCGGCGAGGTCAAGGAGATCACGCCCGAGGGCGGCCGGGTGCGGGTGGAGCTGGAGTACGACGCGGACCGCATGATCCCGGCGGACGCGCAGGCGGCGATCATCAACTCCTCGGTGGTCAGCGACCGTTATGTGCAGCTGCTGCCGGTGTACCGCGGCAGCGGCCCGGTGCTGCGGACCGGCGACGAGATCCCCGAGTCGCGCACGGCCGTACCCGTCGAGCTGGACCGGGTCTTCGACAGCCTCCACACCACGGCCGAGGCGCTCGGCCCGGACGGCGCCAACAAGGACGGCGCGCTGTCCCGGCTGCTCGGAGTGAGCGCGGACAACCTGGACGGCCAGGGCGGGAACCTGCACCGGACGATCGAGGACCTGTCGGCGGCGGTGACGACCCTGTCCGACGGCCGCACGGACCTGTTCGGCACGGTCCGCAACCTCCAGGTGTTCACGGCGGCGCTGGCGGCGGACGACAAGAGCGTGCGGTCGTTCAACAGCAGCCTGGCGAAGGTGGCCGGTCAACTCGCCGCCGAGCGCAAGGACCTGGCGGCGGCGCTGAAGAACCTGGGCACGGCGCTGGGCGATGTGTCGGCGTTCGTGAAGAACAACAAGAAGTCGCTGACCTCGAACGTGGAGGGCCTCAGCAAGGTGACCAAGGTGCTCGTCACCCAACGCGCGGCGCTGGAGGAGCTGTTGGAGGTCGCTCCGACCGGCATGTCGAACCTCAACAACGCCTACAACCCGTCGGCCGGCACGCTCGACACCCGCAACAACGCCGATCAGGCGCAGGATCCGGCGTCGCTGCTGTGCTCGATCCTGCGGACGACCGGGGACGAGACCGGGAAGACCGACTGCCGGGACCTGAAGGAGCTCTTCGACTCCCTGCCCGAGGTCCCGCAGGGCGGCACGGCGGTCACGGGCACGGTCGACCGCACGCTCGGCGGCATTCTGGGGGCGAGCGCATGA
- a CDS encoding MCE family protein, with product MSPFRERNAVVIGAVGLTVLALLTVAAFNADRLPVIGDGETYSAAFAEAGGLRPGDEVRIAGVKVGKVEEVDLDGDHVKVTFKIKGEPAFGPETGASIRVKTILGAKYMALHPKGRGHLAPGSEIPLGRTTPAYDVVQAFSDLTTTTEKVDTDRVAKALDTISATFEDSPSEVRESIKGLSRISRTVASRDKALRELLDHANGVTGVLADRSSDFTALVKDGDKLFREISARREAIHKLLKSSAALGIQLSGLVQDNEKEIGPALKGLDRVVEMLERNQSSLDRSIELMAPYVRLFTNTLGNGRWFDSYVQNLVAAPVVPRAQSGGAR from the coding sequence CTGAGCCCCTTCCGGGAGCGCAACGCCGTCGTCATCGGCGCCGTCGGCCTCACCGTCCTCGCGCTGCTGACGGTGGCCGCCTTCAACGCCGACCGGCTGCCGGTCATCGGCGACGGCGAGACGTACAGCGCGGCCTTCGCGGAGGCGGGCGGTCTCAGGCCCGGCGACGAGGTGCGGATCGCCGGGGTCAAGGTCGGCAAGGTGGAGGAGGTCGACCTGGACGGCGACCATGTGAAGGTCACCTTCAAGATCAAGGGTGAGCCGGCCTTCGGTCCCGAGACCGGCGCGTCGATCCGGGTCAAGACGATCCTGGGGGCGAAGTACATGGCCCTGCACCCGAAGGGCCGGGGCCACCTGGCACCGGGCAGCGAGATCCCTCTTGGGCGCACCACCCCGGCGTACGACGTCGTCCAGGCCTTCAGCGACCTGACCACCACGACGGAGAAGGTCGACACCGACCGCGTGGCCAAGGCCCTGGACACGATCTCCGCCACCTTCGAGGACTCCCCCTCGGAGGTACGGGAGTCCATCAAGGGCCTGTCGCGGATCTCCCGGACGGTGGCCTCCCGCGACAAGGCGCTGCGCGAGCTGCTCGACCACGCGAACGGCGTCACGGGCGTCCTGGCGGACCGCTCGTCGGACTTCACGGCCCTGGTCAAGGACGGCGACAAGCTGTTCAGGGAGATCAGCGCGCGGCGCGAGGCGATCCACAAACTGCTGAAGAGCTCCGCCGCGCTCGGCATCCAGCTCTCCGGCCTGGTCCAGGACAACGAAAAGGAGATCGGCCCCGCGCTCAAGGGCCTCGACCGCGTGGTGGAGATGCTCGAACGCAACCAATCCAGCCTGGACCGGAGCATCGAGCTCATGGCCCCCTACGTCCGGCTGTTCACCAACACCCTTGGCAACGGCCGCTGGTTCGACTCCTACGTCCAGAACCTGGTCGCGGCTCCGGTGGTGCCGCGGGCGCAGTCGGGAGGTGCGCGGTGA
- a CDS encoding MCE family protein, which yields MRTTGGARQTAAPLIKFCLFAVVTVLATALLAATIVNISFTPKDTYRAVFSDVTGLEEGDDIRVAGVRVGEVEGIRIKDRTLAEVTFTVIRDRPLLTGTGAVIRYRNLVGQRYVALTEGAGDGTRLRPGATIPLSRTQPALDLNALLNGFKPLFAALSPKDVNQLATEIIKTLQGEGGTVNSLLVHTASLTSTLAGRDKLIGSVIDNLNTVLGTLDERGARFSALLKQLRRVISGLAADRKPIGRSLVSIGDLTEATSGLLKDARPPLKDDIAELTDLTGTLNDNEKTVEGVLKRLPNKLGELTGTASYGSWFNFYLCDFDGRIVLPKTKQVLTPDLHVARARCGA from the coding sequence ATGAGGACGACGGGAGGAGCCCGGCAGACCGCCGCACCGCTCATCAAGTTCTGCCTCTTCGCGGTGGTGACCGTGCTGGCGACAGCCCTGCTCGCGGCCACCATCGTGAACATCTCCTTCACCCCGAAGGACACCTACCGCGCCGTCTTCAGCGACGTCACCGGCCTGGAGGAGGGCGACGACATCCGGGTCGCCGGGGTGCGGGTCGGCGAGGTCGAGGGCATCCGGATCAAGGACCGGACGCTGGCCGAGGTCACCTTCACGGTCATCCGGGACCGGCCGCTGCTCACCGGCACGGGCGCGGTCATCCGGTACCGCAACCTGGTCGGCCAGCGCTACGTCGCGCTCACCGAGGGCGCGGGCGACGGCACCCGGCTGCGCCCCGGCGCGACGATCCCGCTGTCGCGCACGCAACCGGCGCTGGACCTCAACGCCCTGCTGAACGGCTTCAAGCCGCTGTTCGCCGCGCTCAGCCCGAAGGACGTCAACCAGCTCGCCACGGAGATCATCAAGACCCTCCAGGGCGAGGGCGGCACGGTCAACAGCCTCCTCGTGCACACGGCCTCGCTCACCTCGACGCTGGCCGGCCGCGACAAGCTGATCGGCTCGGTCATCGACAACCTCAACACCGTGCTGGGCACGCTGGACGAGCGCGGAGCCCGCTTCTCCGCCCTGCTCAAGCAGTTGCGCCGGGTCATCTCGGGCCTCGCCGCCGACCGCAAGCCGATCGGCCGGTCGCTGGTGAGCATCGGCGACCTGACGGAGGCGACCTCGGGTCTGCTGAAGGACGCGCGCCCACCGCTCAAGGACGACATCGCCGAGCTGACCGACCTCACCGGAACGCTGAACGACAACGAGAAGACCGTGGAGGGCGTGCTGAAGCGGCTGCCGAACAAGCTGGGCGAGCTGACGGGAACGGCGTCCTACGGCTCGTGGTTCAACTTCTACCTCTGTGACTTCGACGGCCGGATCGTGCTGCCGAAGACGAAGCAGGTGCTGACGCCGGACCTGCACGTGGCGAGGGCGAGGTGCGGGGCATGA
- a CDS encoding MCE family protein, which translates to MRAPRVVRLRLYGVVFLAVLALLLSLSVAVYQQAFTPVVRITLEADSLGNQLDPRADVKLRGLLVGEVREVHADGTKARLDIALKPEHVAYIPSDVHARLLPKTLFGEKYVDLVPPAGTGSSSARPIRAGDVITQDRTRVGIEVQQLLNDLMPLLRTVQPGKLNATLSAFATALDGRGDRIGDNLTRLESYLRRLNPHLPSLTEDIARFAEVAEIYGDAAPDLMDILRNTITTSRTLVEQKDRLAAALTTTATVAGTAEDFLDANGDRLITLGQVSRPTLELFARYSPQYPCLLAGLVRQEKASEEAFRGGKMHITLEVVRPQGAYEPGEEPRYGERSGPNCHGLPHPQVPAPGAHLDDGSKKPASSSGGGPLGVSATRDEQRAVGSLVAPVLGVPADEVPPVTTLLFGPLARGTAVSVA; encoded by the coding sequence ATGAGGGCACCGAGGGTAGTGAGACTGCGGTTGTACGGCGTCGTGTTCCTGGCGGTGCTCGCGCTGCTGCTGTCGTTGTCCGTGGCCGTCTACCAGCAGGCGTTCACACCGGTCGTGCGGATCACCCTGGAGGCCGACAGCCTCGGCAACCAGCTCGACCCGCGCGCCGACGTCAAGCTGCGCGGACTGCTGGTCGGCGAGGTGCGCGAGGTGCACGCCGACGGGACGAAGGCGCGCCTCGACATCGCGCTCAAGCCGGAGCACGTCGCGTACATCCCGTCGGACGTGCACGCGCGCCTGCTGCCCAAGACGCTGTTCGGCGAGAAGTACGTCGACCTGGTGCCGCCCGCCGGCACCGGCTCCTCGTCCGCGCGCCCGATCCGCGCCGGGGACGTCATCACCCAGGACCGCACCCGCGTCGGCATCGAGGTGCAGCAACTGCTGAACGACCTGATGCCCCTGCTGCGCACCGTCCAGCCCGGCAAGCTCAACGCCACCCTCTCGGCGTTCGCCACCGCCCTCGACGGCCGCGGCGACCGCATCGGCGACAACCTCACCCGCCTGGAGTCCTACCTGCGCCGCCTCAACCCCCACCTGCCGTCCCTCACCGAGGACATCGCCCGCTTCGCCGAGGTCGCCGAGATCTACGGCGACGCGGCGCCCGACCTGATGGACATCCTGCGCAACACGATCACCACCAGCCGCACGCTCGTCGAGCAGAAGGACCGGCTGGCGGCGGCGCTGACGACCACGGCGACCGTGGCCGGCACGGCCGAGGACTTCCTCGACGCCAACGGCGACCGGCTCATCACCCTCGGCCAGGTCTCCCGCCCGACACTGGAGCTGTTCGCCCGCTACTCCCCCCAGTACCCCTGTCTGCTGGCCGGTCTGGTCCGGCAGGAGAAGGCCTCGGAGGAGGCGTTCCGGGGCGGAAAGATGCACATCACGCTGGAGGTCGTACGGCCGCAGGGGGCGTACGAGCCGGGCGAGGAGCCGCGTTACGGCGAGCGGTCCGGGCCGAACTGCCACGGCCTGCCGCATCCTCAGGTGCCGGCGCCGGGCGCCCACCTCGACGACGGTTCCAAGAAGCCGGCTTCGTCCTCGGGCGGCGGTCCGCTCGGCGTCTCCGCGACCCGGGACGAGCAGCGGGCGGTCGGCTCGCTCGTGGCCCCGGTCCTCGGGGTGCCGGCCGACGAGGTGCCGCCGGTCACGACCCTGCTGTTCGGGCCGCTGGCGCGCGGAACGGCGGTGAGTGTGGCATGA